GACTTCTTCCGGACAAAGCGATAACTGGCGACCCAGCGCGGAGAGATGGCTGAGTGGTCGAAAGCGCTCGCCTCGAAAGCGAGTGGGCGGGTGACTGCCCCGTGAGTTCGAATCTCACTCTCTCCGCCATGAAAATTGCATAGATTCCGGGCAGCCGGTGCGAACTGGCGCCCGGGCGCGGAGAGGTGGCTGAGATGGTCTAAGGCGCTCGCCTGGAGAGCGAGTAGGCAGATGACCTCTGCCTCGCGGGTTCGAATCCCGCCCTCTCCGCCATTTTGTCGGTGAAGTTTCGGCCGTGCTAGACGGGGAGATAGCGGTGCCCTGTACCCGCGATCCGCTCAAGCGGGGTCGAACTCCCTCCCGAGGCCTGTCCCTCTTGGGGTCCTGCCCGTCGCAAGCGGCGTTGATAGCCGGGTCCTGCGCAACGGGGCTCTGTGAACCCCGTCAGGACCGGAAGGTAGCAGCGGTAAGCAGATTACCTCGTGTGCCGCGGGGTTGCCTGACTGGAGCTGGCTACGGCGGTTACGCCTGGGAGAGCTTGTCGACGGAGGGTGCACGGCCGGTTTTCCTCAGGTGGATGGCCCTAGCGGGCCATCCGTCTTCATATCTGCCCCCGCGTGTTTGATATCCGCCTGCGTATGTGGGGCACGTGTGGAGGACATGCGATGCACAGGGGAGAATACTCCTGGCGCGTGGATCCCAGAAACCATCACGGGAGGGTGCGGTTTGACCTACGTCTCACTCTACCGGAAATGGCGTCCGCAGACGTTTGAGGAAATCATCGGGCAGGAGCACGTCCGGCGGACTCTCAGAAACGCCATTGCTCAAGGTAGGATAAGTCATGCCTACCTGTTTGCCGGGCCGCGCGGGACCGGCAAGACCTCCACTGCAAGGGTGCTGGCGCGCGCTCTCAACTGCTCTTCGGGACCTACCCCGGACCCGTGCGGTACCTGCCCATCCTGCATCGGAATACGCGAAGGCCATGCCATGGATGTGATCGAGATTGATGCTGCATCCAACAGGGGCATCGAGGAGATCCGCGATCTCAGAGAGAAGGTCGCCTATGCACCCACACTTGGTCGGTACAAGGTCTACATCATAGATGAGGCTCACATGCTGACCTCCCAGGCTTTCAACGCACTCCTCAAGACCCTGGAGGAGCCGCCGGCCCACGTGGTGTTCGTTCTTGCCACCACGGAACCCCAGAGCATTCTCCCCACTATACTGTCGCGGTGCCAACGGTTTGACTTCAACCGGCTCTCAGTGCCTGAGCTCAGTGCGCACCTCGCCCGGGTTGCGGAGGAACACGGGATTGCGGCTGATCCTGGTGCAATAGCCCTGATAGCTAGGCG
This is a stretch of genomic DNA from Bacillota bacterium. It encodes these proteins:
- the dnaX gene encoding DNA polymerase III subunit gamma/tau, coding for MTYVSLYRKWRPQTFEEIIGQEHVRRTLRNAIAQGRISHAYLFAGPRGTGKTSTARVLARALNCSSGPTPDPCGTCPSCIGIREGHAMDVIEIDAASNRGIEEIRDLREKVAYAPTLGRYKVYIIDEAHMLTSQAFNALLKTLEEPPAHVVFVLATTEPQSILPTILSRCQRFDFNRLSVPELSAHLARVAEEHGIAADPGAIALIARRAEGSARDALSILEQASTWSDHVSVESVLELLGVSALDSVNRFARAIAGREPGPMLAVIKEVVEGGGDPRQFALDMVEHLRNVFVAMECPNPSELIEVPEAVMDEIVAQAQIFTRQDILRALAILSWGEQEARRSSNPRLVLELAAARLCERDDLP